TTATGATAGAATGTATGAGTTTGTGAGATCTTGAGGTTTTGTGTGAGTTTTACCTTGAGGCAATAAGAGAGTTATTCTTTACTTACAATCGCATACATTAAAGCAATCGTCTATCTGGTTTCAATATAATCTTgaattagagtttagagttaaaaggTAGGCTTTGGAATGGggtttaaaatttcaaaaaataaataataaataataaaaatttcagaataaaaaaaaaactattttgatcattttattttttgggctatttttgtgacaaaaacttagaAAATGTTATTTGAAAGAATTGCGCCAGAAAAAAGCGTATTATTGAGATATCAAAATGTTTGTTACATTATTCCAATTAactaaagacaaaaaaaaaccaaacaatTATTTTGATTGAAATCAACAGGAGATTCTCcttataaaagataaaacataAGCTATGGGGTAACATAACTTCAAGCTACAAAAATAGTGACCGAAGTAAAACCCATTGTGAACACACAGAAATTGTGGTCGTGCTGTACTGATAAAGCttggaaaataatatattactagGTCAAGACCTGAGCAGGTGAAACAATATGCAAAATACTTCAACAGCTACTTAAAATAGTAAGTGTATTTGTTGTATATTTGTTACGAAATTAAAAACTGAGCAATGAAAAGTTGGGCCAAGTATAaagatgttttaaatttatgggTCATAACACCCACGATTTTTAGAACTAATTGAGCAGGCCTATGATAATATAATGATGGACTCAGCTTTTCTTTCTCCTCGTGTCTCAGACTTGTTTGTATAGAGTTGGCCATGTTGCCATTTCCCACATattcgtatcttccattttttccaatctttttttatttgtcgAAATTTTAGTTTACACATTTCAGAAATCTTCCATTACCCTGTTTTCTTCCATAATCCTCATCAATCAAGGTAATCCGTCATTAAGATTGAGCTGCTTCACATTCTAGGTCGTAAGTGGCCTATCTCGTGACTTGCCTGTTTTTACAGCCTTAACAAAAAAGTTATCAACCTGCTCGAAGATGTGGTTTTTGTGTCGTTGGTCACTCGGTCTACGAAATGATAAAAATTATTTCGTTTAATCAAAAACATATTGGTGTTTAAGTTAATCATTTCCGACGTTTGGTTAAACTTTACAAGAAAACAAAGTGTTTCTTGTTTTCTTCGTAAAATATTAACATCAACTCCGAATGCAATGAAACAAAGAGTGTTTCGgacaaaattcaaaagaaaacaatatgaaCAAAGGAGTGGGCGATGAGGAAGAGTGAATAATGGGCgatgaggagagagagaggttacGGGCGATGAGGACTGGGTTAAGTAATATCCAGGTTTTTCTGGTCATTTGATAGATTTTGATAATATTGGActtgaaattaaacaaataagcCACCAAGATCGCATCCTTCCGGAAGAAACCAAGTCCTTATGGAGCAAAAGGATAATAAAGGTAGAGATtgatagaaaaatagaagagaTGGCCTTAAAATCAAGCAAGATACGTAAAGAATCTAGATCTCTACATCAATGATGTAGAATCTAACAGTTTAAGCCTTATGAATCTTTTGGCTGCTCTGATCTGAAAGAATCTGCTTTGTCTTTTCAAGTACTCCAAAGAAAATTGAACCTCCAATACCTATCCACAAAACCCTTGGACCCATTCCCTGTACAATACAGAGAGAGTCTCAGACTTGTCAGCAACTTTGCACAGATATGAGAAACATATGCACAAAGTTTCCACCATAACGCCTACTGAATGTGGTAAGTGCAGAAATGAATTCACCTTCCACAAAGCTGATGACCCTTCTTCTCTTAATATTGTCTTAAGGCAATCCGAGACCCCTTTATACTGATTTCCTGCGCCCTGCCAAATGTCAAAACGAAAAATGGAAATCCATCTACGAAGAACATGATGTTCTTTCAGTATTGTGTGTGTTCATTCGTTTTAACATACCTGAACCATTAGTCTGGTTTTGATTACGTCCAGAGGAGTGGTCAAAACTCGAGTGACAGCACCAGCAACTGCACCAAGCATTGCGTTCTCTGGATCATTTAAATCTCTTCTCGCCTGTTCTAAACATATCGATATCTTAACGGTCATAAGCCAGCAGAAGCAGATGTGTTTTTTCTTTCACTTATGAATGTAGCAACAAAAGCTTACAGCTAACTTGTATCCAATCCGTAACTGCTCATATACACAAAACTGAAGAGCGTCAAAAGGCAAATCTCGCAGCAAGAAAGATCCGAATCCCTGCATGTTTGGACAAGTAAGTAAGATGGagattttattgtttgtttagCTTACACGATGTGATTAATTCAACTACAAACTCAAGTAGTGCTGCTGAAAAGCAAACAGAAAAACAGTCAGGAAAGAACATATATACCGCATACATGCCTCCAAATCCTTCTTTGGCTATAATAAGTCGAACAGCATCAGGGGCCGAAGCAAATTGTCCAGTTTGCATCCGCTGTTTAACAACCTGTTGAAGTTTCCATTACAAGATATACAGAAAGCATATAAAACCAATACAGAATaatgaaaagaaacaagaaaagtaAAGAAGATTACTTCGGTTGGTACACGAACAATAGATGAAACAGCACCTCCTAAAGCACCTGCAGCCTGATTCAACTCGCTAAGACATAAATCCCTTTTCAACAGAGCATATTAGATTCTAAGGGCAACTGTCTCAGATCAGtaagttttaaaactaaatGTACAAAGCCTGAGAAGTCAtccatctttatttttctcaATAAATGCTAAGAGAAACTTTTTAGCTAAAAAAAATCGGTCAGAGAGACTAATATTGATGCGTTACTATAGGACTCTCTTAAGTTTGTACATACCAAATGTGCAACCGCGCTAAACTTTTCAGGTAGAACCTTGAGCAGCTTCTGTTTGGTTGGTTCATATACACCGAAAAATAAGGCAGAAGCACTGCACATAGTCACAAGCGTTTTAACCAGCTAGATcatgctttcttcttcttatttccTTTTTTGACTAATTACTTACGGTAAGACACCAGCAAGGTTGCCACCAAGACCAGAGTATAACCCTTTCCATATAATCTTCCCTCCATCTCGAGCTACCTACccatgtcaaaaaaaaaaaaaaaaaaaaaaaaaatagagatagtAACTGAAAAAGTCAAACACTGGTTTCTCCATGAAAGATTATGAACACATCTGGGCCATGGTGGTACTCTCCCTGAAACTAGACTACTGTGAAAAGGAGGAGAAACATACCTGCACTCGAGTTTTGATAGTATCAATTGGGTATAGAGCAGCTTCTACCACAAGACCAGCTAATCCTCCTGCTACTAGACACTCTACAAAACAACACTTGATCAGATTAAATTGGTATTTTTATAAACAGTCTCATTAAGATGTGTGTTTTGCAACTGTACCATAAAGAAGACGCAAGAAATGGCATGGATCATCATCTTGTTTAACACAGATTGTCTGCTTCTTGATAGGATTATTAATATTCTTGAATGCCAATCCATCTACAAGTAACATAAACAAATGACCAATCAATTAAAAATGTATAGGTTgcagttaaaattgattttcttTAGAGAAGAAGGCATGAGTTCACTAGCCAATTGTGTTGATCACAAGGATCAGAAGATACTCTTGAAATTGTTTGTGGACATGGGACGAGTTTGATCAAACCacttttagtatattttttttttttttggtatgcaCTGGTTAATCAAATTTCAATTCAAAGTATAAACATTTATGTGTCAAGATTCCACCATTCTAacactaaaatctaaaatacaGAGAGCGACCAAAGTATGGGAGATCCGGTTAAAGTAGAAGGTGGAAAAAATTTACCAGGCGAAGCAATCTGAGATCCATCTCTGCTACTGGAAGCAATGCCACGATCCATCTAATTacaagaaatacaaaaaaagaaaaaaaaaaaaaaaaaataccgcATTCAGGAGCAGATAATCAAACGATAGAAGATGAAGATCTAACCCCCTCCCAAAATTTACCCGAGCGAGCTAGAGCAACAGAAGGCGAAGGCAGACAGTGGGAGTCTGAAAGAGGGAATTTGTCATAAACCTTTCTCGAAAAGTGgaaatttattattcaaaccGAGCCAACCGGTTCGACGACCGGTCTAACTaatcttttatgttttaataaacaCCTTTACATTTGTCTCCATAAAGCTCAGATGGAATCGAATGTGTGCGAGTACGTTGCTTCTGAGTTCTGACAAAGACATATCTCCTCCAACAAAGGCACCAAGAAAATAAAGCAAAGTAAAAGAAATCTTCTCATCGTTTTTATCACATGCCTGCCCACACTTCTATTGTCCTTGAGTTTAGTTAGTCTTCAAAGAGAGTTTCTCTTGGTTTTCTTCTCCAATAATAATATTTCCAGGGTTATCCTCATATctgcaatctttttttttttgtaactagtATCTGCAATCTTCTAGGTAAAGATTCATCTtcccatttcttttcttctttaagGTCGATTCTGAAATTCATCATGCACTGGATCAGAGAAACTTGTCTTTCTCTGAATCCTGGCCTTAGATTTGCTATCCATTCCACCCTTTGATAAAATATACTTACTTCATACCAGTTATTTTATCTGTATCTTTTACTCTTTTTGTTCTGCTATAAATTCAGTATTATATTTATCACACTGTTGAGAAATATCATGTTGATCACGGTTTGACCTTACAactcaacttttaaaaataaacagagTAGCTTGGACTTTTTGGAAGTCTAGGTATTTGGCCAGAGATTGAGTTTTgtataattactttttaatccttttaatatttagggttttagcTTTAATTAAGACAATGAGCCTCAAATTTCGgctgaaaacaaaataaaattctgcAGCATTTCATTTGTATTCTGGATCATTTCAACTTCAACCTGTCGTTAGAATCAAAGctgtcccttttttttttgttcttaatcTGTAAATTCCAAAATGTTTCGTAAAGCAGAGAGCTTTTGTCGTAGCTTCTTACAGACATCACAGAACTTGCGGAGAGATAGAAAAGAAATAATGGGCATAGGAGTGTTGGGTTTGATCCCAGTTTCATCACCAGACAGTCTAAAGAAAGTACTTCAAACACTCTCGGGGAAATGGGGAGACGTAGTGGAAGATCTCGAGAGGATTCAGGTGAAACCCATGAAAGGTGCAATGACTAACCAAGTTTTCATGGTGAACTGGCCCACTAAGGATAACCATTTTCACCACAGGAAGCTTCTTGTTCGAGTTTATGGCGACGGAGTTGATCTCTTCTTCGACAGGAAAGACGAGATTCGTACGTTCGAGATTGTCTCTCGGTACGGTCACGGTCCTAGACTCCTTGGTCGGTTTGCCAGCGGTCGGATCGAGGAGTTTATCCATGCTCGGGTATGTAATGTTCCTCTTAAACATTCCAGTTTTCTTGCTCAATAATCCACTAACTAAACCTGATCTTAACTCCAAGCACATGACAGT
This Brassica napus cultivar Da-Ae chromosome C6, Da-Ae, whole genome shotgun sequence DNA region includes the following protein-coding sequences:
- the LOC106390661 gene encoding probable S-adenosylmethionine carrier 2, chloroplastic isoform X1; its protein translation is MDRGIASSSRDGSQIASPDGLAFKNINNPIKKQTICVKQDDDPCHFLRLLYECLVAGGLAGLVVEAALYPIDTIKTRVQVARDGGKIIWKGLYSGLGGNLAGVLPASALFFGVYEPTKQKLLKVLPEKFSAVAHLAAGALGGAVSSIVRVPTEVVKQRMQTGQFASAPDAVRLIIAKEGFGGMYAGFGSFLLRDLPFDALQFCVYEQLRIGYKLAARRDLNDPENAMLGAVAGAVTRVLTTPLDVIKTRLMVQGAGNQYKGVSDCLKTILREEGSSALWKGMGPRVLWIGIGGSIFFGVLEKTKQILSDQSSQKIHKA
- the LOC106390661 gene encoding probable S-adenosylmethionine carrier 2, chloroplastic isoform X3; this translates as METNVKMDRGIASSSRDGSQIASPDGLAFKNINNPIKKQTICVKQDDDPCHFLRLLYECLVAGGLAGLVVEAALYPIDTIKTRVQVARDGGKIIWKGLYSGLGGNLAGVLPASALFFGVYEPTKQKLLKVLPEKFSAVAHLAAGALGGAVSSIVRVPTEVVKQRMQTGQFASAPDAVRLIIAKEGFGGMYAGFGSFLLRDLPFDALQFCVYEQLRIGYKLAARRDLNDPENAMLGAVAGAVTRVLTTPLDVIKTRLMVQGAGNQYKGVSDCLKTILREEGSSALWKGMGPRVLWIGIGGSIFFGVLEKTKQILSDQSSQKIHKA
- the LOC106390661 gene encoding probable S-adenosylmethionine carrier 2, chloroplastic isoform X2, with translation MDRGIASSSRDGSQIASPDGLAFKNINNPIKKQTICVKQDDDPCHFLRLLYECLVAGGLAGLVVEAALYPIDTIKTRVQVARDGGKIIWKGLYSGLGGNLAGVLPASALFFGVYEPTKQKLLKVLPEKFSAVAHLAAGALGGAVSSIVRVPTEVVKQRMQTGQFASAPDAVRLIIAKEGFGGMYAGFGSFLLRDLPFDALQFCVYEQLRIGYKLAARRDLNDPENAMLGAVAGAVTRVLTTPLDVIKTRLMVQEISIKGSRIALRQY